Proteins encoded in a region of the Nicotiana tomentosiformis chromosome 9, ASM39032v3, whole genome shotgun sequence genome:
- the LOC138898393 gene encoding uncharacterized protein, translating into MGGKGGKGHKGDYRLRIGSWNIGTLTGKSIELAKILKKRKVNIACVQETRWVGSKVRNANEYKLWYSGVLKGKNGVGILVDRELRESVVEVRRVNDRLMSIKLVVGESTLNVVSAYAPQEGLDEEVKRCFWEGLDKIMRSIPPAERTKRMPDEWR; encoded by the exons ATgggaggcaagggaggtaaggggcataagggtgactataggttgagaattgggtcctGGAACataggtacattgacgggtaagtctatagagcTGGCAAAGATCCTGAAGAAGAGGAaggtcaatatagcgtgtgtccaaGAGACTCGGTGGGTAGGATCGAAGGTGAGGAATGCAAATGAGTACAAGCTGTGGTACTCTGGAGTCCTGAAGGGTAAGAATGGTGTAGGCATTctggtggatagggaacttagagagtctgtaGTAGAGGTTAGGCGGGTGAATGATAGGTTAATGtctattaagttggtggttggagagaGCACGTTAAATGTCGTGAGTGCGTATGCACCGCAAGAGGGCTTGGATGAGGAGGTCAAGAGGTGCTTCTGGGAGGGGTTAGATAAGATTATGCGTAGTATTCCGCCTGCTGAGAG gacgaagaggatgccaGACGAGTGGAGGTAA